DNA sequence from the Methanoculleus sp. SDB genome:
TCCCAAGGGCGTCCTTCTCCACGGTCCTCCGGGAACCGGAAAAACACTGCTCGCCCGGGCGGTCGCCCACGAAACAAACGCCCAGTTCCTCCGGGTCGTCGGATCGGAGCTCGTCCAGAAATACATCGGAGAAGGCGCACGGCTGGTCCGGGAACTCTTCGAACTGGCGAAGAAAAAAGCACCGTCAATAATTTTTATCGATGAAATCGATGCGATAGGCGCACAGCGGACGGAGAGCACCACCTCGGGCGACCGGGAAGTCCAGCGTACCCTGATGCAGCTGCTCGCCGGCATGGACGGGTTTGAGAGCCGCGGCGATGTCAAGATTATCGGTGCCACGAACCGCATTGACATTCTGGACAGGGCACTGCTCCGGCCCGGCCGTTTCGACAGGATCATCGAGATCCCGCTCCCCGATACGCAGGGCCGGTGCTCCATCCTGAATATCCACACGGAATGCATGAACCTTGGCGAAGATGTAAACCTCCTTGAAATCTCCGCCCTTACCGACGGCAAGAACGGTGCGGACCTCAAGGCAATATGCACGGAAGCGGGCATGTACGCCATCCGTGAAGAGCGTGACATCGTCATGCACAATGATTTTATCAAGGCAATCCGTAAAGTGAGCCTCGACTTCAACCGGCAGCATTTCGGCACCGAAAACGGTGCGATGTATGCCTGAAAACAGTTTTTTTACCCGGGAACTTCGGTGCTGCTCGCCCATACTTCGAAGACGTCATCCATCTCCCGGGAAAGTGCCCCGCGTACGTCAGGTGCGGATTCCTCTTCGATCCAGACCGTACGGCGGATGGCTCCTTCCCTGACGCCGATGAGCTTTTTGAACGGCCACGGGTCCTGCAGCCGAATCTCCCGTTCGTAGACTTCCTGTGCGAGCTGCTGCGTGCAGTAGCGGTGCCCGGAGAATTCGAAGAGGACGCATGCCACATACCTGCGGACATACCACTTCAGTTCGGAGACAAGCGACAAGCTCCCGCCGAGAGACGAGCTTTCGACCAGAACGCCGTACCCGGTATCGCGGGGACGGTAAAAACGGAGGATATTTCTGCTCGTCTCCGACGTAAGGAGAGTCCGGTGGAGATCAATCCCCTCGCGCTGAAGAAGCAGGATATTCATGTCAGAGGAACATGCGGTCTTCTGTCGAGGTCAGGTGCTTCACTTTGCGGACAGCTGCGATGAAATCATCGCGCTTCACCGCATCAGCCTCCCTGCGGACTGCAATCATTCCGGCCTCGCGGCAGATTGCCTGAATCTCGGCACCGGTGGAATTTTCCGTGAGCCGCACCAGCTCGGTGAGATCCACCTTTTCCATTTTCAGGGGAGCGGCGTGAATTTTGAAGATTTCGAGCCGGGAATCCACGTCCGGAAGCGGAATTTCAACGATGCGATCGAACCGCCCGGGCCGGAGCAGCGCCGGATCGAGCATGTCGACCCGGTTCGTGGCTGCCATAATCCGGACGTCACCGCGGTTGTCAAAACCGTCCATTTCCGCAAGGAGCTGCATCAGTGTCCGCTGAACCTCGGCGCTGCCGGAAGTCCCGTCGTGCGTGCGCATGCTGCCGATCGCATCGATCTCGTCGATAAAAACGATAGACGGCGCTTTCTGCCGGGCGAGGGCGAAGAGTTCTCTGACCATCTGTGCGCCTTCGCCGATGAACTTGTGCACGAGCTCCGAGCCCGACATGCGGATGAAACGGGCATGAGCGTTATTTGCGACAGCTTTCGCGATCAGCGTCTTGCCGGTGCCCGGGGGGCCGAAGAGCAGGATGCCTTTCGGCGGCTCAACGCCGAGCCGGGCGAATATCTGGGGACGGGTAAGAGGATATTCCACCGCTTCACGCACTTCCTCGATCTGCTCACGCAGGCCGCCTACCTGCTCGAACGTCACATCGGGAGATTCATCGAGCTCCATAACACGAACGCGGGCATCGAAGGTGGTGCCGATGATCCGGACAATGGAGAGGGAATTATTGACCGCGACCTTCATTCCCGGCCTGAGT
Encoded proteins:
- a CDS encoding proteasome-activating nucleotidase (required for the ATP-dependent degradation of proteins by the 20S proteasome) is translated as MGENPRQSSDPHNEEDLAKYLLERISTLESRNMEIREQVRQVESEKRYIEQQKIRYEREIRKLKSEIEQLRSPPLVIGTVTDVVDPHRIIIRSSAGPRFLVRASNFIEPDSLKPGVRCSLNQQSLAIVDVLPQSFDAQIYGMEVIDSPMESYSDIGGLEIQIHEIQEAVELPLKKPELFKAVGIDPPKGVLLHGPPGTGKTLLARAVAHETNAQFLRVVGSELVQKYIGEGARLVRELFELAKKKAPSIIFIDEIDAIGAQRTESTTSGDREVQRTLMQLLAGMDGFESRGDVKIIGATNRIDILDRALLRPGRFDRIIEIPLPDTQGRCSILNIHTECMNLGEDVNLLEISALTDGKNGADLKAICTEAGMYAIREERDIVMHNDFIKAIRKVSLDFNRQHFGTENGAMYA
- a CDS encoding peptidase translates to MDEIICDNSGGDGDIQNLQVQELKTQLQDLKMKNDLLTKEINQLKRENGQLKRPPLFVASVIEVLENGETYLRQQGNNQEYITHTLDELHDELRPGMKVAVNNSLSIVRIIGTTFDARVRVMELDESPDVTFEQVGGLREQIEEVREAVEYPLTRPQIFARLGVEPPKGILLFGPPGTGKTLIAKAVANNAHARFIRMSGSELVHKFIGEGAQMVRELFALARQKAPSIVFIDEIDAIGSMRTHDGTSGSAEVQRTLMQLLAEMDGFDNRGDVRIMAATNRVDMLDPALLRPGRFDRIVEIPLPDVDSRLEIFKIHAAPLKMEKVDLTELVRLTENSTGAEIQAICREAGMIAVRREADAVKRDDFIAAVRKVKHLTSTEDRMFL